A window from Pseudomonas sp. MRSN 12121 encodes these proteins:
- a CDS encoding response regulator has protein sequence MPINQSKVGRLARVSLRLHFSLILSLLLCVFFVVAGYWVTYKVFRGERIKANYHFLSFVGRAYDHEIFLLRAINASVAPEYNPLVQLAKPELSKSVDGESLIYTGQASQYSTTFSIVMPRAREGLVPLTDPLALGIGLANVYSDFWSGSSFLAPQMFLLDPDHHIDIALPSIDSEPSRESIVQGDVVPVLQRIKRTIERQPPKNYDLLVHWAPAERYSEAGEEQLLAYISVPRAAAGQGAERLPGELVAATLVDLREPDEIGIRIDQEMFDSLTFDAIDLMAPDGTFVLGSAQGGIFTYENGFHLTSSGLVIKRSAGPVGAWQALYRISFLRLVEHARWQLMSLAGLLAACVLSGWGIASWYRRRIVLPARSHYSELRSNHDFNHSLLQTVPLALCVLKGPEQVTCNGLFNDWLGQEPPIATLLSDWPMFEGERPLTGEGCLMLGERAFHVRYAPTVYQNEEVLLCTFTDVTEHRAAAATLVLGRQVADAASAEKSRFVATVSHEIRTPLYGVLGTLELLGLTDLTPQQRTYLQTIDHSSDLLLHVINDVLDMSKIESGQLQIQTMDFNPLHMLEELARGFCERAANKGLALYTCIDPQVPAQLSGDSHRLRQVIGNLLSNAIKFTDKGYVAIHLTLAAQQADSVQLLWRVIDSGPGIEEAARQRLFEPFYQVDNKRHSITGAGLGLPICASLCELMGATLQVHSTVGQGSEFSVGLSLARARDQGTPWRVSGLAGCKVAVHSPFPDLTDSLCAWLEHFGARTSILEDLALEQPDAVLEVMPEAGANLEWGRPTVFARHDFALLESIGKDVLVNQHSLAAIMRGVSLAVTGELPEAEQAPANRRQELGLDVLLVEDNPVNQALMREQLEHIGCRATLAGNGREALLQMERQAFDLILTDVNMPLMDGYELTAAVRRNDQRIPIIGVTANALREEGEHCIRVGMNSWLSKPISIDGLYLCLKAVAAPARGVLAAVVEPSGAPAIDLLQVPPPMLALFTLTLRQDLDELKAATRYYDASEVTRLLHRIRSSLSVGKARSLIRLSKELEVQAESRDRDAMSLAVERFIDRVEVALAMLDTAPQGPRP, from the coding sequence ATGCCCATTAATCAGTCGAAGGTTGGCCGGCTGGCCAGGGTGTCCTTGCGTTTGCACTTCAGCCTGATCCTGTCCTTGCTGCTGTGCGTGTTTTTCGTGGTGGCCGGGTATTGGGTCACCTACAAGGTCTTTCGCGGCGAACGGATCAAGGCCAATTACCATTTCCTGAGCTTCGTCGGCCGCGCCTATGACCATGAGATCTTCCTGCTGCGCGCGATCAACGCCAGTGTCGCCCCCGAATACAATCCCCTGGTCCAGCTCGCCAAGCCCGAGTTGAGTAAAAGCGTGGATGGCGAATCCCTGATCTATACCGGCCAGGCTTCGCAATATTCCACGACGTTCTCCATTGTCATGCCCCGGGCCCGGGAAGGTCTGGTCCCCCTGACCGATCCTCTGGCGCTGGGCATCGGCCTGGCCAACGTCTATAGCGACTTCTGGAGTGGTTCCTCGTTTCTGGCGCCGCAGATGTTCCTGCTCGACCCGGATCACCACATCGATATCGCCTTGCCTTCGATCGACTCCGAACCGTCTCGTGAAAGCATCGTGCAAGGCGATGTCGTGCCGGTACTGCAACGGATCAAGCGCACCATCGAGCGACAACCGCCGAAGAACTACGATCTGCTGGTGCATTGGGCCCCGGCCGAGCGCTACAGCGAGGCCGGCGAGGAGCAACTGCTGGCTTATATCTCGGTGCCTAGGGCCGCTGCCGGACAAGGGGCGGAGCGTCTTCCCGGAGAGCTGGTGGCCGCCACCCTGGTGGACCTGCGCGAACCTGACGAAATCGGTATTCGTATCGACCAGGAGATGTTCGATTCCCTGACGTTCGACGCGATCGATCTGATGGCTCCCGACGGTACCTTCGTGCTGGGGTCGGCGCAGGGAGGGATTTTCACTTATGAAAACGGCTTTCATCTGACGAGTTCGGGCCTGGTGATCAAGCGCAGCGCCGGTCCGGTGGGTGCCTGGCAGGCCCTGTATCGAATCAGCTTCCTGCGCCTGGTCGAGCACGCCAGATGGCAACTGATGAGCCTCGCCGGGCTGTTGGCGGCGTGTGTATTGAGTGGCTGGGGGATCGCCAGCTGGTACCGCCGACGGATCGTCCTGCCCGCGCGCAGCCACTACAGCGAGCTGCGCAGCAACCATGATTTCAACCATTCGCTCCTGCAGACCGTGCCCCTGGCGCTCTGCGTGCTCAAGGGCCCTGAACAGGTGACGTGTAACGGCCTGTTCAACGACTGGCTGGGACAGGAGCCGCCCATCGCCACCTTGCTGAGTGACTGGCCGATGTTCGAAGGCGAGCGCCCGCTGACCGGCGAGGGCTGCCTGATGCTCGGCGAGCGAGCCTTCCATGTGCGCTACGCCCCGACTGTCTATCAGAACGAAGAGGTGCTGCTTTGTACCTTCACCGATGTGACCGAACACCGTGCAGCGGCCGCCACGCTGGTGCTCGGGCGCCAGGTCGCGGATGCCGCCAGCGCCGAGAAAAGCCGCTTCGTCGCCACAGTCAGCCATGAGATCAGAACGCCGCTGTACGGGGTACTCGGCACCCTGGAACTGCTGGGGCTGACCGACCTGACGCCACAACAACGGACCTACCTGCAGACCATCGATCATTCCTCGGACCTGTTGCTGCACGTGATCAACGATGTGCTGGACATGTCAAAGATCGAGTCCGGCCAGTTGCAGATCCAGACCATGGACTTCAATCCACTGCATATGCTGGAGGAGCTGGCACGAGGGTTTTGCGAGCGTGCGGCGAACAAGGGACTGGCACTCTATACCTGCATCGACCCACAGGTCCCCGCGCAACTGAGCGGCGACAGCCACCGCCTGCGCCAGGTCATCGGTAACCTGCTGAGCAATGCCATCAAGTTCACCGACAAGGGATACGTCGCGATCCACCTTACGCTCGCCGCGCAGCAGGCCGACAGCGTGCAACTGCTGTGGCGAGTGATCGACTCCGGTCCTGGCATAGAAGAGGCTGCCCGGCAGCGGTTGTTCGAACCGTTCTACCAGGTGGACAACAAGCGCCACAGCATCACGGGTGCCGGGCTGGGCTTGCCGATCTGCGCGAGCCTGTGCGAATTGATGGGCGCTACGTTGCAAGTCCACAGCACGGTGGGCCAGGGCAGCGAGTTCAGCGTTGGCCTGAGCCTGGCCCGCGCGCGGGATCAAGGGACGCCGTGGCGGGTGAGCGGCCTGGCGGGATGCAAAGTTGCGGTACATAGCCCGTTCCCCGACCTGACCGATTCGCTGTGCGCCTGGCTGGAACACTTTGGGGCCCGGACTTCGATCCTGGAGGACTTGGCACTGGAGCAGCCCGACGCTGTGCTGGAGGTCATGCCCGAAGCCGGGGCGAATCTGGAGTGGGGGAGGCCGACGGTATTCGCCCGGCATGATTTTGCCCTGCTCGAAAGCATCGGCAAGGATGTGCTGGTCAACCAGCACAGCCTCGCGGCGATCATGCGGGGCGTGTCCCTGGCCGTTACCGGAGAACTGCCGGAAGCCGAACAGGCCCCGGCAAATCGGCGTCAGGAGCTGGGGCTGGACGTCCTGCTGGTCGAAGACAATCCGGTCAATCAGGCCCTGATGCGCGAACAGCTGGAGCATATCGGTTGCCGGGCGACCCTGGCCGGCAACGGCCGCGAGGCCCTGTTGCAAATGGAGCGACAGGCTTTCGACCTGATCCTCACGGACGTCAACATGCCGCTCATGGATGGCTACGAACTGACCGCTGCGGTACGCCGCAACGACCAGCGGATCCCGATCATCGGGGTAACCGCCAATGCCCTGCGCGAGGAGGGCGAACACTGCATTCGGGTGGGGATGAACAGCTGGCTGAGCAAGCCGATCTCGATCGACGGCCTGTATCTGTGCCTGAAAGCCGTGGCGGCGCCGGCAAGGGGCGTGTTGGCGGCCGTCGTCGAGCCGTCCGGCGCCCCGGCCATCGACCTGCTGCAGGTGCCGCCGCCAATGCTGGCGCTCTTTACCCTGACCCTGCGCCAGGACCTCGATGAGCTCAAGGCCGCGACCCGGTATTACGACGCCAGCGAAGTGACGCGCCTGCTGCACCGGATTCGCAGTTCGCTGAGCGTGGGCAAGGCCCGATCGCTGATACGACTGAGCAAAGAGCTGGAAGTCCAGGCCGAAAGCCGTGACCGGGATGCCATGAGCCTGGCCGTGGAGCGTTTCATCGACCGGGTCGAGGTGGCTTTGGCGATGCTCGATACCGCACCTCAAGGGCCACGTCCCTGA
- a CDS encoding EAL domain-containing protein encodes MRHITNTCVDGLVAIEWRKIIARQINPTWHFDTADPPAPADASLYASQLATEATMPNSSLALSDCAPSCPLSPSVVRRALFDDEFVAFYQPKVCIDTGQLVGVEVLARWNRPAQGLVSPADFLPALESLGLLDELFRRMLVQALGMRRHLLARGLELDLAFNVHPGQLQQAGFANALEQLLKQQGCPARAITLEILETAALEPSGLSYKNLLQLRLMGANVSMDDFGSGFSSLQRLCELPFNEIKLDASFLRQLDSNAKVRAVIQGTVKLAGALQIRLVVEGVETRQQLAQLLALGCSTAQGYLFARPMPAQKFIQFCLHRSPSSLVSL; translated from the coding sequence ATGCGACACATCACCAATACCTGTGTTGACGGGCTCGTTGCCATTGAATGGCGAAAAATCATAGCACGTCAGATAAATCCTACATGGCACTTCGACACTGCTGATCCTCCAGCCCCGGCCGACGCGTCACTGTATGCCTCCCAGCTGGCGACCGAGGCGACCATGCCAAACTCATCTCTTGCTCTTTCCGACTGTGCCCCTTCCTGCCCGCTGTCACCTTCGGTCGTGCGGCGTGCGCTGTTCGACGACGAGTTCGTGGCGTTCTATCAACCGAAAGTGTGCATCGATACCGGCCAGCTGGTCGGGGTCGAAGTCCTTGCCCGCTGGAACCGTCCGGCACAAGGGCTGGTGTCACCCGCCGATTTCCTGCCTGCCCTGGAAAGCCTGGGGCTGCTGGACGAGCTGTTCCGGCGGATGCTGGTCCAGGCGCTGGGCATGCGCCGACACCTGCTCGCCCGAGGGCTCGAGCTGGACCTTGCCTTCAATGTGCATCCCGGCCAGTTGCAGCAGGCCGGCTTTGCCAATGCCCTCGAACAGCTGCTCAAGCAGCAGGGCTGCCCTGCCCGCGCCATCACCCTGGAAATACTCGAAACCGCCGCGCTCGAGCCGTCCGGGCTCAGTTACAAGAATCTGCTGCAACTGCGGCTGATGGGCGCCAATGTCTCGATGGACGATTTCGGCAGCGGTTTTTCCTCGCTGCAAAGGCTGTGTGAGTTGCCTTTCAACGAAATAAAGCTCGATGCCTCGTTCCTGCGCCAACTTGACAGCAATGCCAAGGTACGCGCGGTGATCCAGGGAACGGTGAAGCTGGCCGGGGCCTTACAGATCCGGCTGGTGGTCGAAGGTGTGGAAACCCGCCAGCAATTGGCGCAACTCCTGGCCTTGGGCTGCAGCACTGCCCAGGGCTACCTCTTCGCGCGTCCCATGCCGGCGCAGAAATTCATTCAGTTCTGTCTGCACCGCAGTCCTTCGAGCCTTGTAAGCCTGTGA